A stretch of Pseudoprevotella muciniphila DNA encodes these proteins:
- a CDS encoding tetratricopeptide repeat protein, whose translation MKKIILLLLLAVALPTMLLAQIKPTEAQFAALKYKAQQGDPEAQYNLGYCYEKGWFVGQHYAEALEWYMKSAKQGYAVAQWNVGYYYAEGISVEQNYIEAVKWYKLAADQGDHRAMHNLAVCYEWGRGVGGPNVEKAVELYKKAAALGDIQAIYNMGVCYETGTNVPQDYYKAVEYYEKGAKLGHGASQYNLACCYYDGTGVAKDKKKAKELFKLAKKNGIEEAKAALKKIK comes from the coding sequence ATGAAAAAAATCATCTTATTATTATTGTTGGCAGTGGCACTGCCTACGATGCTTTTGGCTCAGATTAAGCCCACAGAAGCACAGTTTGCTGCCCTCAAATATAAAGCGCAGCAAGGCGACCCCGAGGCACAGTACAACCTGGGCTACTGCTACGAGAAAGGCTGGTTCGTAGGGCAACATTATGCCGAAGCCCTCGAATGGTACATGAAATCTGCCAAACAAGGCTATGCCGTGGCACAATGGAACGTAGGCTACTACTATGCCGAAGGTATCAGCGTGGAGCAGAACTACATCGAGGCCGTGAAGTGGTATAAATTGGCTGCCGACCAAGGCGACCACCGCGCCATGCACAACCTCGCCGTGTGCTACGAATGGGGACGCGGCGTAGGCGGCCCCAACGTGGAGAAAGCAGTGGAACTCTACAAGAAAGCCGCTGCATTGGGCGATATTCAAGCCATATACAACATGGGTGTGTGCTACGAAACGGGTACCAACGTGCCACAGGACTACTACAAGGCTGTGGAATACTACGAAAAGGGCGCAAAACTGGGACACGGCGCATCGCAGTACAACCTCGCTTGCTGCTACTACGACGGCACAGGTGTGGCAAAGGATAAGAAAAAAGCCAAAGAACTCTTCAAACTCGCCAAGAAAAACGGCATAGAAGAGGCCAAAGCAGCGCTGAAGAAAATAAAGTAG
- a CDS encoding TolC family protein has translation MNKKLLLLMVFLAGVAVQAQTVYSLSECREMALRNNKTLAISREEVNKATYEREAAETNKLPKVSGSVSYVRLGREISLLSNDQKNALSNLGTNVYNAMSANMGNFSQAVQPIIEKYPEFTNLLTQFSGQGLAGADALNAAGQRVVDAFDSDNRNMGGAMLILKQPLYMGGKIMAYERITKYLEQLSGEKLRLEEQEILLDVDKAYWQVVSLVSKKQLADDYLGMLQHLEHDVDLMLKNGVATKANLLTVNVKVNEAEMMQTKVEDGLSLSRMLLCQLIGLPLNAPIVLEDENLDNIPIENAETQVNIETAFANRPEIQQLELATNIYKEKVNIQRSDYLPHVALIGGAGLTTPSLYNGFESKLRGNWALGITCTMPIWNWGEGRSKIKAAKAEAKIQEYRLDEAKEKIELQVNQSTFRLNEANKRLKLSKKNMEKAAENLRIANLGHREGVIATSDVLAAHTAWMQAKSDIIDAQIEVRLAHAVLDKSLGLTNMDY, from the coding sequence ATGAACAAGAAACTCCTTTTATTGATGGTCTTTTTGGCAGGCGTGGCAGTGCAGGCACAGACGGTGTATTCGCTCAGTGAGTGTCGCGAGATGGCATTGCGCAACAACAAGACGCTTGCCATCAGCCGCGAGGAGGTGAACAAAGCCACCTACGAGCGCGAGGCGGCTGAGACGAACAAACTGCCGAAGGTGTCGGGCAGTGTGTCATACGTCAGGCTGGGGCGCGAGATTTCGCTCTTGAGCAACGATCAGAAGAATGCGCTGTCGAACCTCGGAACGAATGTGTATAACGCCATGAGCGCCAATATGGGCAACTTCTCGCAGGCGGTGCAGCCTATCATCGAGAAATATCCCGAATTTACGAACCTGCTCACACAATTTTCCGGACAGGGACTCGCCGGAGCCGATGCACTCAATGCTGCAGGTCAGCGCGTGGTGGATGCCTTTGACTCCGACAACCGCAACATGGGCGGTGCCATGCTGATACTAAAACAGCCGCTCTACATGGGCGGAAAAATCATGGCATACGAGCGCATTACGAAATATCTCGAGCAACTCAGCGGCGAGAAACTGCGACTTGAGGAACAAGAAATACTGCTTGATGTGGACAAGGCATATTGGCAGGTGGTGTCGCTCGTGAGCAAGAAGCAACTCGCCGACGACTACCTCGGTATGCTCCAGCACTTGGAACACGACGTGGACCTCATGCTCAAGAATGGTGTGGCAACAAAAGCCAACCTGCTCACGGTGAATGTAAAAGTGAACGAGGCGGAGATGATGCAGACAAAGGTAGAGGACGGCCTGTCGCTCTCGCGCATGTTGCTGTGCCAACTCATAGGCCTGCCGCTCAACGCGCCCATCGTGCTCGAAGACGAAAATCTCGATAACATACCCATTGAGAACGCAGAAACACAGGTTAATATAGAAACGGCATTTGCCAACCGCCCGGAAATTCAGCAGTTGGAACTCGCTACGAACATCTACAAGGAAAAAGTCAACATTCAGCGTTCCGACTATCTGCCGCACGTGGCGCTCATTGGTGGTGCGGGTCTCACCACACCATCGCTCTACAACGGTTTTGAGAGCAAACTGCGCGGCAACTGGGCGCTCGGCATTACGTGCACTATGCCCATCTGGAACTGGGGCGAGGGACGCAGCAAGATAAAGGCGGCAAAGGCTGAGGCGAAGATACAGGAGTACAGACTCGACGAAGCGAAGGAAAAAATAGAACTGCAAGTGAATCAGTCCACTTTCCGCCTCAACGAAGCCAATAAGCGCCTGAAACTGAGCAAAAAGAACATGGAGAAAGCCGCCGAAAACCTCCGCATTGCCAATCTGGGCCACCGCGAAGGCGTCATTGCCACAAGCGATGTGCTCGCTGCCCACACGGCATGGATGCAGGCTAAAAGCGACATCATCGATGCACAGATAGAAGTGCGCCTGGCACATGCCGTGCTCGACAAGTCGCTCGGACTTACAAACATGGACTATTAA
- a CDS encoding PDDEXK nuclease domain-containing protein: MNKNSIENFGKVLSRTLILDLRQIIEQARNHIAATANYELTMMYWHIGERINRDILDKKRAEYGKQIIESLSQQLQVEYGKKGFETRNIRRMMQFATLFPEEQIVSQVATQLTWSHFIEVLHIKNDIQREFYITLAASERWGRNRLRKEIDSMLFERTAISDKPEEYIKKELSNLRDNNKISPDLIFKSPYFLEFTGLTGMYSEKDLEESLVAHLEQFIIELGNGFSFIARQKRMIIDGEDFYLDLLFYHRRLHRLIAIDLKLGRFKAQYKGQMELYLRWLEKNEMEKGEETPLGLLLCTEGGEEQIELLQLDKSGIKVAQYMTELPPREILMRQIRESLKATKARLENYE; encoded by the coding sequence ATGAATAAAAATAGTATAGAAAACTTCGGAAAAGTACTTTCGCGAACGTTGATTTTGGATTTGCGCCAGATTATTGAGCAGGCGCGAAACCATATTGCCGCCACAGCCAACTATGAGTTGACAATGATGTATTGGCATATAGGAGAGAGAATAAATAGAGACATACTTGACAAAAAGCGTGCAGAATATGGAAAACAAATTATCGAATCGCTTTCACAACAATTACAAGTTGAGTATGGGAAGAAAGGGTTTGAGACACGAAACATCAGGAGAATGATGCAGTTTGCTACACTTTTCCCTGAAGAACAAATTGTGTCGCAGGTGGCGACACAATTGACTTGGTCCCATTTTATAGAGGTTTTACATATCAAGAACGACATTCAACGTGAATTTTACATCACTTTGGCTGCCTCTGAAAGATGGGGACGGAATCGACTTCGCAAGGAGATAGACAGCATGCTCTTCGAGCGCACTGCCATCAGCGACAAACCCGAAGAATACATCAAGAAAGAACTATCTAATTTGCGAGATAACAACAAGATAAGTCCAGACCTTATATTTAAGAGTCCTTACTTTCTGGAGTTCACAGGCTTAACAGGAATGTATAGCGAAAAGGACCTGGAGGAAAGCCTTGTCGCTCATTTAGAACAATTTATCATTGAGTTGGGTAATGGTTTCAGTTTTATTGCCAGGCAGAAAAGAATGATTATTGACGGAGAGGACTTCTATCTCGACTTACTATTTTATCATCGTCGTTTACATCGTTTAATAGCCATCGACTTAAAATTAGGTCGCTTTAAAGCGCAATATAAAGGACAAATGGAACTATATCTACGCTGGCTTGAGAAAAACGAAATGGAGAAAGGAGAAGAAACTCCACTTGGGTTGTTGCTTTGCACTGAAGGTGGAGAAGAACAGATAGAACTTCTGCAACTTGACAAGTCGGGCATCAAAGTAGCACAATACATGACCGAGTTGCCTCCGCGAGAAATACTGATGCGCCAAATCCGGGAATCTCTTAAAGCGACAAAAGCGCGATTGGAAAACTATGAATAG
- a CDS encoding tyrosine-protein phosphatase has product MKKTFLFAFALIATTAFAQTDIDDIEVINIENKAVQDYMADKTYETNSNYAQTVINKYNKTAIYGKKLYWPNGKEVRWEPSTSAANIAEIRITVSENVNFTDSVTHNPDSKDVSSFVIRNTIPNRIYYYKVEEILNSGEVRYRTDGVFRTIGQVRMIQVRNCGNVRDLGGWPTQYGKPVKYGYLYRSASLDRITPEGRHDFAGNLNVGAELDLRSESRLKQSRLGSDKGLLVLPHNAGLAGLRDKKYVYVKDLRFLSEYLKKGVAVNWHCAIGCDRCGAVSFLIEGLLGMSEIDLCRDFELSTLSLSEKNLRPRSHISSMMKYIKNFGEPDNLAQCFYNYWLSLGVDKEELNWFIRTILDVDDEQIAATLQLYEPKDAEEEADYDEVR; this is encoded by the coding sequence ATGAAGAAAACCTTTCTTTTTGCTTTTGCGCTTATAGCAACAACCGCCTTTGCACAGACCGACATCGACGATATCGAGGTGATAAACATAGAGAACAAGGCTGTGCAGGACTACATGGCAGACAAGACCTACGAGACGAATTCCAACTATGCCCAGACGGTCATCAACAAGTATAACAAGACTGCCATCTATGGCAAGAAACTCTATTGGCCCAACGGCAAGGAAGTACGTTGGGAACCCTCTACTTCGGCAGCAAACATAGCCGAGATACGCATCACGGTCAGCGAGAACGTGAATTTCACCGACTCCGTTACCCACAACCCCGACAGCAAGGATGTCAGTTCCTTCGTCATCCGCAACACCATCCCCAACCGTATCTACTACTACAAGGTTGAGGAAATACTGAACAGCGGCGAAGTGAGATACCGCACCGACGGTGTGTTCCGCACCATCGGTCAGGTGCGCATGATTCAGGTGCGCAACTGCGGCAACGTGCGCGACCTCGGCGGTTGGCCCACACAGTACGGCAAGCCCGTCAAATACGGCTACCTCTACCGCAGCGCGAGCCTCGACCGCATCACACCCGAAGGGCGCCACGACTTTGCCGGTAACCTCAACGTAGGCGCAGAACTCGACCTGCGCTCCGAATCGCGCCTGAAGCAATCACGTTTGGGCAGCGACAAGGGACTACTCGTCCTGCCGCACAATGCCGGACTTGCCGGACTGAGAGACAAGAAGTACGTTTACGTGAAAGATCTGCGCTTCCTGAGCGAATACCTCAAGAAGGGTGTGGCAGTGAACTGGCACTGCGCCATAGGCTGCGACCGCTGCGGCGCCGTGAGTTTCCTCATCGAGGGACTGCTCGGCATGAGCGAGATAGACCTCTGCCGCGACTTCGAACTCTCCACACTGAGCCTCTCGGAGAAAAACCTGCGTCCGAGGAGCCACATCAGCAGCATGATGAAATACATCAAGAACTTCGGAGAGCCCGACAACCTGGCACAGTGTTTCTACAACTACTGGCTCAGCCTCGGTGTGGATAAGGAAGAACTCAACTGGTTCATACGCACCATCCTCGACGTGGACGACGAACAGATTGCAGCCACACTGCAACTCTACGAACCGAAGGACGCTGAAGAAGAAGCAGACTACGACGAAGTGAGATAA
- a CDS encoding HD domain-containing protein produces MDYPELKKHIEANILPQYAHFDAAHRLDHADAVIAASLRYARSCGADEQMAYVIAAYHDVGLSEGREMHHLASARILLSDEVLRRWFSEEQLRVMAEAVEDHRASATHPPRSIYGRIVAEADRQIDADTVIRRTVQYGLTHYPDMSREEHFERMCAHLREKYGDGGYLKLWISDSDNVAKLEELRKIIRNEDILHRKFEEIMAESTGLLQPL; encoded by the coding sequence ATGGATTATCCCGAACTGAAAAAACACATAGAGGCGAACATCCTGCCGCAGTATGCGCACTTTGATGCAGCACACCGTCTTGACCATGCTGATGCGGTGATAGCAGCCAGCCTGCGATATGCCCGTTCTTGCGGTGCCGATGAGCAGATGGCTTACGTCATTGCAGCATACCACGACGTGGGGCTGTCGGAGGGACGCGAGATGCACCACTTAGCGAGTGCGCGCATCCTGCTCTCCGACGAGGTGCTCCGCCGTTGGTTCAGCGAGGAGCAACTGCGCGTGATGGCAGAGGCTGTGGAGGACCACCGCGCCAGTGCCACTCACCCACCCCGCAGCATCTACGGCCGCATAGTGGCAGAAGCCGACCGACAGATTGATGCCGACACGGTGATACGCCGCACAGTGCAATACGGACTGACGCACTATCCCGACATGAGTCGCGAAGAGCACTTCGAGCGCATGTGTGCCCACCTCCGCGAAAAATACGGCGACGGCGGCTATCTGAAACTCTGGATTAGCGATAGCGATAACGTAGCAAAACTCGAGGAACTGCGAAAAATCATCCGCAACGAAGACATCTTGCACCGGAAATTTGAGGAGATAATGGCAGAGAGTACAGGGCTGCTACAACCGCTATAG